In Chitinophagales bacterium, one DNA window encodes the following:
- the lysS gene encoding lysine--tRNA ligase, producing the protein MMHLSEHEIQRRQALEELVSMGIDPYPAESFAVNNTSANILTNYSNNTDAAEWKEVSIAGRLTGKRIMGSASFAVLQDAVGKIQLYVSRDELCPGDDKTLYNTVFKKLLDLGDFIGVTGYVFITKTGETSIHVKSMKLLSKALRPLPVVKEKEGHLFDEVTDPELRYRQRYVDLNVNARSKEIFVMRSRLLQTMRNFLLEKGYLEVETPVLQPLYGGALARPFKTHHNSLDMTLYLRIADELYLKRLIVGGYEGVFEFAKDFRNEGMDRTHNPEFTMMELYVAYKDYYWMMELVEEMVERIAIALHGTTRITVGSNEIDFKRPWKRFTMFEAIEHFTKIDISEMDEQQLRETARQLKVPADNTMGKGKLIDQIFGELCEPHLIQPTFITDYPVEMSPLAKKHRAKTGLVERFEAICNGKEMCNAFSELNDPLDQRRRFEEQLDLGKRGDEEAMMLDEDFLRAIEYGMPPTAGLGIGIDRLTMIMTNAPSIQDVIFFPQMRAER; encoded by the coding sequence ATGATGCATTTAAGTGAACATGAAATTCAGCGCAGGCAGGCATTGGAAGAACTGGTGTCTATGGGTATTGATCCTTATCCGGCGGAATCATTTGCCGTGAACAATACATCGGCTAACATTCTTACTAATTATTCGAACAATACAGACGCCGCGGAGTGGAAGGAAGTATCAATCGCCGGAAGGTTAACCGGAAAACGTATCATGGGCAGCGCGTCTTTTGCCGTGTTGCAGGATGCCGTTGGTAAAATCCAGTTGTATGTGAGCCGTGATGAGTTATGTCCGGGCGACGACAAAACCCTTTACAACACTGTCTTTAAAAAACTGCTTGACCTTGGCGATTTTATCGGCGTAACCGGGTATGTCTTTATCACCAAAACAGGAGAGACCTCAATTCATGTTAAATCCATGAAGTTGCTGAGCAAAGCATTGCGGCCGCTTCCTGTTGTGAAAGAAAAGGAAGGTCATTTGTTTGATGAGGTGACTGATCCGGAATTGCGGTACCGTCAGCGGTATGTCGACTTAAATGTGAATGCTAGGTCGAAGGAGATCTTTGTCATGCGTAGCAGGCTATTGCAGACCATGCGTAATTTCCTGCTGGAGAAAGGGTACCTGGAAGTGGAAACACCGGTGTTGCAGCCGTTGTACGGTGGCGCACTCGCCAGGCCATTCAAGACGCATCACAATTCGCTCGACATGACATTGTACCTGCGTATTGCCGATGAGCTGTACCTCAAACGCCTGATTGTCGGCGGCTATGAAGGCGTATTTGAATTTGCAAAAGATTTTCGCAATGAAGGCATGGATCGGACACACAATCCTGAATTTACCATGATGGAATTGTATGTAGCCTACAAGGATTATTACTGGATGATGGAATTGGTGGAAGAAATGGTGGAACGTATTGCCATTGCATTGCACGGTACTACCAGGATAACGGTAGGCAGTAACGAGATCGACTTTAAGCGTCCCTGGAAACGCTTCACGATGTTTGAAGCCATCGAACACTTCACTAAAATTGATATCAGTGAAATGGATGAGCAACAGCTGCGGGAAACAGCGCGACAATTAAAAGTGCCGGCAGATAATACCATGGGGAAAGGCAAACTTATTGACCAGATCTTTGGTGAACTCTGCGAGCCGCACCTGATTCAGCCAACCTTCATCACCGACTATCCGGTTGAAATGTCGCCGCTGGCGAAAAAGCACCGGGCTAAAACAGGCCTCGTGGAACGCTTTGAAGCTATCTGCAACGGCAAGGAAATGTGCAATGCATTCAGTGAATTGAATGATCCGCTTGATCAGCGCAGGCGGTTTGAAGAGCAACTTGATTTAGGTAAACGCGGCGATGAAGAAGCAATGATGCTCGATGAAGATTTTCTTCGTGCCATTGAATATGGTATGCCGCCAACAGCCGGACTTGGCATTGGTATTGACCGGCTCACCATGATCATGACCAATGCGCCGTCCATTCAGGATGTAATTTTTTTCCCGCAGATGCGTGCGGAACGCTAG
- a CDS encoding cation diffusion facilitator family transporter yields MNAGSTNIRIQTWVVAVGILLLIAKFIAYLLTHSNAILTDALESIVNIVAGGIGLYSLQLSAKPRDADHPYGHGKIEFISASIEGTMVLFAGLVIIGKSVYSFIYPQPLSDLDTGIFIILATALINYGLGFLCIRQGSKSGSPALSGSGAHLQSDAFSTFGIIAALVLIYFTGLKMLDNIIAIGMGIFICFTGYQVVRKAIAGIMDEADYDLLRQIISQLNHERHDEWVDLHNMRVIKYGNVVHIDCHLTLPWYINVREAHEQVSSVDESVKKDLLNPVELFIHTDPCVPQSQCRICINRDCHAREAPLEKAITWNLETSLQNKKHGLA; encoded by the coding sequence TTGAACGCCGGATCAACAAACATCAGAATTCAGACCTGGGTGGTAGCCGTTGGCATACTGTTACTGATTGCCAAGTTCATCGCTTACCTGCTTACACATTCCAATGCTATTCTTACCGATGCACTGGAAAGCATTGTCAATATTGTTGCCGGAGGCATTGGCTTGTACAGCCTTCAGCTTTCTGCCAAGCCACGTGATGCCGATCATCCTTACGGTCACGGCAAAATCGAATTCATTTCAGCAAGTATTGAAGGCACCATGGTATTGTTTGCCGGACTTGTGATAATTGGAAAATCTGTTTACAGTTTTATCTATCCTCAACCGTTAAGTGATCTCGATACCGGTATATTCATTATCCTGGCCACCGCCCTCATCAACTATGGTTTGGGATTCTTATGCATTCGTCAGGGCAGCAAATCGGGATCACCAGCATTATCAGGCAGTGGCGCTCATCTGCAATCTGATGCTTTTTCAACATTCGGCATCATTGCGGCGCTGGTGCTGATTTATTTCACCGGTTTGAAAATGCTGGATAACATCATTGCCATTGGTATGGGAATCTTCATCTGCTTTACCGGATACCAGGTGGTGAGAAAAGCCATTGCCGGCATCATGGATGAAGCTGACTATGATCTGTTGCGGCAGATCATTTCTCAGCTCAACCATGAAAGGCATGATGAATGGGTTGATCTTCATAATATGCGGGTGATCAAATACGGTAATGTGGTACACATTGACTGCCATCTGACGCTCCCCTGGTACATTAATGTGCGGGAAGCACATGAACAGGTGAGCAGTGTTGACGAGAGTGTAAAAAAGGATTTACTGAATCCGGTAGAATTATTTATTCATACTGATCCCTGTGTGCCGCAGTCGCAGTGCCGGATCTGTATCAACCGTGATTGCCATGCACGGGAGGCGCCATTGGAGAAGGCCATAACATGGAACCTGGAAACTTCGCTTCAAAACAAGAAACATGGATTGGCGTGA
- a CDS encoding response regulator produces MTNKNLSDKSNDKLADELPLRILIAEDNVINQKLLLNILAILGYKAEAVADGLDVLRSLNEKKIDLVLMDIQMPEMGGEETTRLIRERFTDNAPKIIAITAYAMAGDREKYLKAGMDGYIAKPFKMADLVAELRRVMSAKE; encoded by the coding sequence TTGACAAATAAGAATTTGTCTGATAAGTCAAACGATAAACTCGCCGATGAGCTTCCCCTCAGGATTCTGATTGCAGAAGATAATGTGATTAATCAGAAGTTACTGTTGAATATCCTTGCTATATTAGGTTATAAGGCAGAAGCGGTAGCAGACGGACTGGATGTGCTGCGGTCTTTAAATGAAAAAAAGATTGACCTGGTGCTTATGGATATTCAAATGCCTGAAATGGGCGGAGAAGAAACAACCAGACTCATTCGCGAACGGTTTACTGACAACGCACCGAAAATCATTGCCATTACGGCCTATGCCATGGCAGGTGATCGGGAGAAATACCTCAAAGCCGGTATGGACGGCTACATCGCAAAACCATTTAAAATGGCCGACCTTGTTGCTGAATTAAGAAGGGTTATGTCTGCCAAAGAATAG
- the metK gene encoding methionine adenosyltransferase, whose translation MPYLFTSESVSEGHPDKVADQISDAILDEFLKQDPNAKVACETFVTTGLVVVGGEVKSKAYVDIQRAARKVIRQIGYTKSEYMFDADSCGIVTAIHEQSPDINQGVERKKKEDQGAGDQGMMFGYATNETDNYMPLALDLAHKLLEELSAIRREGKVMKYLRPDAKSQVTIEYSDDHKPLRIDAIVISTQHDDFASDAEMQKIISEDINKYLIPRTKKSFPSRITSLFGNDIKYYINPTGKFVIGGPHGDTGLTGRKIIVDTYGGKGAHGGGAFSGKDPSKVDRSAAYAVRHIAKNLVAAGVASQVLVQVAYAIGVAEPVGLYITTYGTTLVKDEQGKTMTDGKIAEIVQQIFDMRPYEIVKRLKLRNPIYGKTAAYGHMGKKPFRHKVNVGKNSKSKFREVEFFTWEKLDYVDKIRKAFRIPK comes from the coding sequence ATGCCTTACCTCTTCACTTCGGAATCCGTTTCCGAAGGCCACCCGGATAAAGTTGCCGATCAGATTTCTGATGCCATACTCGATGAGTTTCTGAAACAGGATCCCAATGCCAAAGTCGCCTGCGAAACATTCGTGACGACAGGACTTGTTGTTGTTGGCGGCGAAGTAAAATCCAAAGCATACGTTGACATTCAGCGGGCTGCCCGTAAAGTGATTCGCCAGATAGGCTACACGAAATCAGAATACATGTTTGATGCGGATTCATGCGGTATTGTTACGGCAATTCATGAACAGTCGCCTGATATTAACCAGGGTGTGGAACGGAAGAAAAAGGAAGATCAGGGTGCGGGAGACCAGGGAATGATGTTTGGTTATGCCACCAATGAAACGGATAATTATATGCCGCTCGCGCTCGACCTCGCGCATAAGCTGCTCGAAGAACTCTCTGCCATCCGGCGCGAAGGAAAGGTGATGAAATACCTGCGTCCCGACGCCAAATCGCAGGTTACCATTGAATACAGTGACGATCATAAGCCGCTCAGGATTGATGCCATTGTCATCTCCACACAGCATGATGATTTTGCTTCTGATGCTGAGATGCAGAAGATCATTTCAGAAGATATAAACAAGTATCTGATTCCAAGGACGAAAAAGAGTTTCCCTTCCCGGATCACAAGTCTGTTTGGCAATGATATCAAGTACTACATCAACCCCACGGGAAAATTTGTAATTGGCGGTCCTCATGGAGATACCGGCCTCACCGGCAGAAAGATCATCGTTGACACTTACGGCGGAAAAGGCGCACATGGTGGTGGCGCCTTCTCCGGAAAAGATCCTTCCAAGGTTGACCGTTCCGCTGCCTATGCGGTGCGCCATATTGCAAAAAACCTGGTGGCTGCCGGAGTGGCAAGCCAGGTGCTGGTGCAGGTAGCTTATGCCATTGGTGTGGCGGAACCGGTTGGTTTATATATCACCACATATGGTACTACGCTTGTCAAAGATGAGCAGGGCAAGACGATGACGGATGGTAAAATTGCAGAGATCGTTCAGCAGATTTTCGATATGCGGCCGTATGAGATTGTTAAAAGGCTGAAATTGCGTAATCCCATTTATGGTAAAACTGCAGCGTATGGCCATATGGGAAAGAAACCGTTCAGGCATAAAGTAAACGTAGGCAAAAACAGCAAATCAAAATTCCGGGAAGTGGAGTTCTTTACATGGGAGAAGCTGGATTATGTAGACAAAATCAGGAAAGCCTTCCGCATACCAAAGTAG
- a CDS encoding T9SS type A sorting domain-containing protein: MKGILLVLFTGCCTISLTAQNPMLIAECDFDNVFNNCLFSFDTSDQNIWQAGTPQKPFFGNALSVPHAMMTDTVNPYPVNSHAAFTLKFANNIDNAIDWNRTGISFWHKYQTNALQDSGFIEYSIDNGLTWLSMTDTNSVQGTNGYPYSAFFWDSPLMQSPLPVLKENVMSGISTDWVFSSYQWFWFLSVETNRDNFTPDTILVRFNFDTDSDFDNYDGWIIDNIKVEKQWYSGMHEIQISAGDLQLYPNPAVNQVNFALSGREIPQVQQLINIHGEVVHEFFLHQSQGSIELNNIPAGNYLLKVITSAGHFAVQPLIVQ; the protein is encoded by the coding sequence ATGAAAGGAATTTTACTTGTTCTTTTTACCGGTTGCTGCACCATCAGCCTCACAGCGCAGAATCCAATGCTGATTGCTGAATGTGATTTTGACAACGTTTTCAACAATTGTTTGTTTTCGTTTGATACTTCGGATCAAAATATTTGGCAGGCCGGGACTCCTCAAAAACCATTCTTCGGCAACGCGCTCTCCGTCCCCCATGCGATGATGACAGATACCGTCAATCCTTACCCTGTGAATTCGCATGCAGCATTTACGCTGAAATTTGCCAACAACATTGATAATGCCATTGACTGGAACCGCACCGGCATATCCTTCTGGCATAAATATCAGACCAACGCGCTGCAGGATTCGGGATTTATTGAGTATTCAATTGACAATGGCCTGACTTGGCTTTCGATGACGGATACAAACAGCGTGCAGGGCACTAATGGCTATCCCTACAGCGCCTTTTTCTGGGATTCACCGCTGATGCAGTCGCCTCTTCCGGTATTGAAAGAAAATGTGATGTCAGGTATTTCAACTGATTGGGTGTTTTCTTCATACCAGTGGTTTTGGTTTCTGAGCGTCGAAACAAACCGGGATAATTTTACACCCGATACCATTTTGGTACGATTCAACTTTGATACCGATAGTGACTTTGATAATTATGATGGATGGATCATTGATAATATCAAGGTGGAAAAACAATGGTATTCGGGTATGCACGAAATTCAAATCAGTGCGGGTGACTTACAACTCTATCCCAATCCTGCAGTCAACCAAGTAAACTTCGCTTTGTCAGGCAGGGAAATACCACAGGTTCAACAACTGATTAATATACACGGTGAAGTGGTGCATGAATTTTTTCTTCACCAAAGTCAGGGCAGCATCGAACTGAACAATATTCCCGCAGGAAATTACCTCCTTAAAGTCATCACTTCAGCAGGACACTTTGCCGTGCAGCCATTGATAGTGCAATAA
- the carA gene encoding glutamine-hydrolyzing carbamoyl-phosphate synthase small subunit, translating into MKIPAVLLLEDGSVYHGFSAGAAGTTTGEICFNTGMTGYQEIFTDPSYFGQLLVATHVHIGNYGVFREEVQSDSIKIAGLVCKNFNTFFSRRMAESGIREYFVKENKVAIEGIDTRSLVRHIRSRGAMNGIISSETTDVEALKQKLAAVPSMAGLELSSMVSTTAAYEAGEANAGLKVAALDLGIKKNILDCMVSRDIQVKVFPAKTSYREMKAWGADGYFISNGPGDPSVMDYAIDTVRQILSDNQPLFGICLGHQLLALASGIPTFKMHHGHRGLNHPVKNIITGRCEITSQNHGFGVDPEAIKTSANVEVTHINLNDRSIEGLRLKDKKAFSVQYHPESAPGPHDSRYLFDDFVQMMKEAKS; encoded by the coding sequence TTGAAAATTCCCGCAGTCCTTTTACTTGAAGACGGATCCGTTTATCATGGCTTTTCTGCCGGTGCGGCCGGCACCACCACGGGTGAAATATGTTTCAACACCGGCATGACCGGTTACCAGGAAATCTTTACCGACCCCTCCTATTTCGGACAGTTACTGGTAGCCACACACGTACACATTGGCAACTATGGCGTGTTCCGCGAAGAAGTGCAATCCGATTCTATCAAAATCGCTGGCCTGGTTTGCAAAAACTTCAATACTTTTTTTTCAAGAAGAATGGCAGAGTCGGGCATCCGGGAATACTTTGTAAAAGAAAATAAAGTGGCCATTGAAGGAATTGACACCCGCTCGCTGGTGCGTCATATCCGGAGCCGCGGCGCGATGAATGGTATCATTTCATCCGAAACCACAGATGTGGAGGCACTCAAACAAAAACTGGCAGCCGTTCCGTCCATGGCAGGACTTGAGCTGTCTTCCATGGTGAGCACCACAGCGGCTTATGAGGCTGGCGAGGCAAATGCCGGATTAAAAGTGGCTGCCCTTGATCTGGGCATCAAGAAAAATATTTTGGATTGCATGGTGTCACGCGACATACAGGTGAAAGTTTTTCCGGCAAAAACATCTTACCGGGAAATGAAAGCATGGGGTGCTGATGGCTATTTCATTTCGAATGGACCCGGTGACCCCTCCGTGATGGATTATGCCATCGATACCGTCAGACAGATTCTCAGCGATAACCAGCCATTGTTCGGTATCTGCCTTGGTCATCAACTTCTTGCCCTGGCGAGTGGCATTCCTACTTTTAAGATGCATCACGGTCATCGCGGACTGAATCATCCGGTAAAAAACATCATCACGGGCCGCTGCGAGATCACCTCGCAGAATCATGGATTTGGTGTGGATCCGGAAGCCATCAAAACATCAGCCAACGTAGAAGTGACCCATATCAACCTTAATGACCGCTCGATTGAGGGATTGCGGTTAAAAGACAAGAAGGCATTCTCCGTACAATATCATCCGGAATCTGCGCCCGGACCGCATGACAGCAGGTATCTATTTGATGATTTTGTTCAAATGATGAAGGAGGCAAAAAGCTAA
- a CDS encoding FAD-dependent oxidoreductase, translating into MGGKSIKGTALQQLKAAFKISRNAAKHGTMDFATLAADPLPRLISRRKFIKDVSAVAALAGVAGLYEACTPVNQKTQPVIAIIGGGIAGLHAAYILKQAGFVAQIYEGSPRTGGRIMSVDGMMGDGLWTEMGGEFIDSTHADMLNLAAELHLPLIDRQAPSEAGLNEFACFFDGKRYLFGDIVAAIHPVAGQIQSDIDSLSELIAFDHHTAADVALDNISITAYTERLGLTGWFKEFINTSYTAEYGMEASEQSAINLLSIFDPGNGTAVKLYGDSDERYSVEGGNSRICTALSDVMKDQIREEYMLTAIQLNADNRYSLTFKIGGQGEISTKADIVLMTIPFTTLREVDIRVPLPDWKMNVIKHVGYGTNSKLFVGVNERVWRQQGYAGYAFSDNGMMNGYDHTQMQHNNKGKGGYTIFLGGKAGVDCGTVPMDILQQQYVPALDAVFPGVTEQFNGNFQRWYWPGYAFSKCSYLSYKVGQYTTMCDATIRPVGNLFFAGEHCSYAFQGFMNGGAETGRKAAAQIVAKLQS; encoded by the coding sequence ATGGGTGGAAAATCTATAAAAGGCACTGCGCTGCAGCAATTAAAGGCGGCATTTAAAATTTCGCGAAATGCGGCAAAGCATGGTACAATGGATTTTGCAACGTTAGCTGCTGATCCGTTGCCGCGCCTCATCAGCCGGCGGAAATTCATAAAGGATGTTTCCGCAGTGGCAGCGCTGGCCGGTGTTGCCGGATTGTATGAAGCATGTACACCGGTGAATCAGAAGACGCAGCCGGTAATTGCCATTATTGGTGGTGGTATTGCAGGATTGCATGCGGCCTATATCTTAAAGCAGGCAGGATTTGTCGCGCAAATTTATGAAGGAAGCCCTCGTACCGGCGGGCGCATCATGTCGGTGGATGGCATGATGGGCGATGGTTTATGGACAGAAATGGGGGGTGAATTTATAGACAGCACACATGCCGATATGCTGAATCTTGCGGCGGAACTGCATCTCCCGCTGATTGACCGTCAGGCACCCAGTGAGGCGGGATTAAATGAGTTTGCCTGTTTTTTTGATGGGAAGAGATATTTGTTCGGCGACATAGTGGCTGCAATTCATCCTGTGGCCGGACAGATTCAATCGGATATTGATTCCTTATCTGAGTTAATCGCTTTTGACCATCATACCGCCGCTGATGTGGCACTTGATAATATTTCGATAACCGCGTACACCGAAAGATTAGGACTCACCGGATGGTTCAAGGAATTTATTAATACAAGTTATACTGCAGAATATGGTATGGAAGCATCGGAGCAATCAGCTATCAACCTGCTTTCGATTTTTGATCCTGGAAACGGCACGGCGGTAAAACTATATGGAGACAGTGATGAAAGATATTCTGTAGAAGGAGGCAATTCCAGGATCTGCACCGCCCTTTCCGACGTAATGAAAGATCAGATCAGGGAAGAGTATATGCTTACCGCGATTCAGCTGAATGCAGATAACCGTTATTCGCTGACTTTCAAAATTGGCGGGCAAGGTGAAATCAGCACCAAAGCCGATATCGTGCTGATGACTATCCCTTTTACCACGCTTCGCGAAGTGGATATCAGGGTACCGTTGCCCGACTGGAAAATGAATGTGATTAAGCATGTTGGATACGGCACCAACTCCAAATTGTTTGTTGGTGTGAATGAGAGAGTCTGGCGGCAGCAGGGTTATGCCGGTTATGCTTTTTCGGATAACGGAATGATGAATGGCTACGACCATACGCAGATGCAGCATAACAATAAAGGCAAAGGCGGTTACACTATTTTCCTGGGAGGCAAAGCAGGTGTGGATTGTGGTACTGTTCCGATGGACATCCTGCAACAGCAGTATGTTCCCGCCCTCGATGCTGTTTTCCCTGGTGTGACCGAGCAGTTCAATGGTAATTTTCAACGATGGTATTGGCCCGGTTATGCTTTTTCTAAATGCAGTTATTTATCCTACAAGGTTGGCCAGTACACAACGATGTGTGATGCTACCATCCGGCCGGTGGGTAACTTGTTTTTTGCCGGCGAACATTGCAGTTATGCTTTCCAGGGATTTATGAATGGCGGCGCTGAAACAGGAAGAAAAGCCGCCGCGCAGATTGTTGCCAAACTGCAATCCTGA
- the ispE gene encoding 4-(cytidine 5'-diphospho)-2-C-methyl-D-erythritol kinase: MITFPNCKINLGLRIGKVRADGYHNLASVFYPVLWCDALEMVQADDFDFKNEGIKIEGPVNDNICVKAFQLMQNLYAVPPVKMILLKNIPSGAGLGGGSADGAFALMMLNDLFRLQLPVAELKKLALQLGSDCPFFIENKPMLVTGKGEQLAPIDINLSGYYLLIVYPPIGINTAWAFREYDAQAKTASGDVQPDNLIRLINMPPEQWQQLLVNDFETVINERYPEVALIKKQLYDAGAVYASMSGSGSAVYGLFRHQPRDVAVWKGYRFHTVKLA; the protein is encoded by the coding sequence ATGATCACATTCCCTAATTGCAAAATCAATCTCGGGCTTCGCATTGGCAAAGTGCGGGCTGATGGTTATCACAATCTTGCTTCTGTTTTTTATCCGGTACTGTGGTGTGATGCCCTTGAAATGGTGCAGGCCGATGATTTTGATTTTAAAAACGAGGGAATAAAAATTGAAGGCCCGGTCAACGATAATATTTGTGTGAAGGCATTTCAGCTGATGCAAAATTTATATGCAGTGCCACCGGTGAAAATGATCCTGCTGAAAAATATTCCTTCCGGTGCGGGTTTAGGCGGCGGCTCGGCTGATGGCGCATTTGCATTGATGATGCTGAATGATTTGTTCAGGTTGCAGTTGCCGGTGGCCGAATTAAAAAAGCTTGCGCTGCAACTTGGTAGCGATTGCCCATTTTTTATTGAAAACAAACCCATGCTTGTCACTGGAAAGGGTGAACAACTCGCACCAATCGACATCAATCTTTCCGGTTATTATCTGCTCATCGTCTATCCGCCCATCGGAATAAATACTGCCTGGGCATTCCGTGAATATGATGCGCAAGCGAAAACTGCTTCCGGTGATGTTCAGCCGGATAACCTCATCAGGTTGATAAACATGCCGCCGGAACAATGGCAACAGTTGCTTGTCAATGATTTTGAAACGGTCATCAATGAAAGATATCCTGAAGTTGCGCTGATCAAAAAGCAACTGTATGACGCAGGAGCAGTATATGCTTCTATGAGTGGAAGCGGTTCTGCTGTTTATGGTCTTTTCCGGCATCAGCCACGCGATGTAGCTGTATGGAAGGGTTACAGATTCCATACGGTTAAGCTTGCTTAG
- a CDS encoding DUF58 domain-containing protein, whose amino-acid sequence MEQYRELIGEAGKIANLELLARQVVEGFLIGLHKSPFHGFSVEFAEHRLYNPGESTRHIDWKVLARTDRVYVKKFEEETNLRCQIVLDGSSSMYFPEAAESLSGLRKIDFSAIAAASVMHLLKKQRDAFGLTIFSDKVEQHSAVKSSSVHNKLLLGQLQNAMSRVPVKKRTAAAACLHEVAEKLHRRSMVIIFSDMFENMMPDSHEYLSLFSALQHLKHNKHEVILFHVLDKSKEMAFDFVNRPYRFIDLETGEQLKLNPSQVKENYVRQMQDFYQQLKLRCGQYKIDLVEADVNQGFRPVLLPYLMKREKFN is encoded by the coding sequence TTGGAACAGTACCGTGAATTAATTGGGGAAGCCGGCAAGATCGCTAATCTTGAATTGCTTGCCAGGCAGGTGGTGGAAGGATTCCTGATCGGGTTGCATAAAAGTCCGTTTCATGGCTTTTCCGTTGAATTCGCCGAACACAGGTTGTATAATCCCGGTGAATCCACACGGCATATTGATTGGAAAGTGCTGGCACGCACCGACCGTGTTTATGTAAAGAAATTTGAAGAGGAAACCAATCTGCGTTGCCAGATTGTGCTCGATGGTTCTTCCTCCATGTATTTTCCGGAAGCTGCCGAATCCCTAAGTGGCCTCCGCAAAATTGATTTCTCTGCTATTGCGGCTGCATCGGTGATGCACCTTCTTAAAAAACAACGTGATGCTTTCGGGCTGACGATTTTTTCCGATAAAGTGGAACAGCATAGCGCGGTTAAGTCAAGTTCTGTGCACAACAAATTGTTGCTGGGGCAGCTGCAAAATGCGATGAGCAGGGTACCGGTAAAAAAGAGAACAGCCGCTGCTGCCTGCCTGCATGAAGTGGCGGAAAAGCTGCATCGCCGTTCGATGGTCATTATCTTCAGCGATATGTTTGAGAATATGATGCCTGACAGCCACGAATACCTGTCATTGTTTTCGGCATTGCAGCATCTGAAACATAATAAACATGAAGTGATACTCTTCCACGTGCTCGATAAATCGAAGGAAATGGCATTTGATTTTGTGAATCGTCCTTATCGTTTTATTGATCTTGAAACAGGCGAACAGCTTAAACTGAATCCCAGCCAGGTAAAGGAAAATTATGTACGGCAGATGCAGGATTTTTATCAGCAGCTGAAGTTGCGGTGCGGTCAATATAAAATTGACCTCGTGGAAGCGGATGTCAATCAGGGTTTCCGGCCGGTATTGTTGCCTTACCTGATGAAGCGTGAGAAATTTAACTGA